A stretch of the Archangium violaceum genome encodes the following:
- a CDS encoding ABC transporter ATP-binding protein, which produces MRPGSIHTMAEQEVQRAVNRGAVARRLLTEMRPHRGTLLVAMGFILVGALTQAAGPYLVSRAIDHDISGGNAMGLLRTMVLLLVVYGAGALSGRAQTQRVGATGQKVLSSMRVRLFEQLQTLPLTYFDKRPIGDLMSRLLSDVDTLSQFFSQGVTQLLGSILGLVGVLVAMLALNVPLALACFTLIPVMFLTTRFFAARARNAYRKTRQTAGNVTAELQEEIVGVRQAQAFNRTDVNIQRFRDRNAANRDANVAAVGVTSAFSPAMDMLSTIATALVIGYGGYLVLQGRLSVGLLAAFLIYVQQFFRPVQLMASVYTQMQSALAGAERIYAILDETREPADAPDAVELGRAEGRITFEKVSFAYDPAHPVLHDMSFEVQPGQTVALVGRTGAGKTTVANLIPRFYDTTSGVVRLDGQDIQRLTRASLRRQMAMVIQEPFLFSGTIAENIAYGRPGASREEIEQAARAVHAHEFITTQPKGYDSVLGEGGATLSQGQRQLLAFARAVIADPRVLILDEATANIDTRTEALIQRALSTLLAGRTSVVIAHRLSTIRNADLILVIDAGRITERGTHEELMARNGLYAELYHRQFREPPPATAPAKLASGDTRPMKA; this is translated from the coding sequence ATGAGACCCGGATCCATCCATACGATGGCGGAGCAGGAAGTCCAGCGAGCCGTCAACCGTGGCGCGGTGGCGCGCCGGCTGCTGACCGAGATGCGGCCCCACCGTGGCACGCTGCTCGTGGCCATGGGTTTCATCCTCGTGGGCGCGCTGACACAGGCCGCCGGACCGTACCTGGTGAGCCGGGCCATCGACCACGACATCTCGGGCGGGAATGCCATGGGCCTGCTGCGCACCATGGTGCTGCTGCTCGTCGTCTACGGAGCGGGCGCCCTGTCCGGACGGGCGCAGACACAGCGGGTGGGCGCGACCGGCCAGAAGGTGCTCTCCTCGATGCGCGTCCGGCTCTTCGAGCAGCTCCAGACGCTACCGCTCACGTACTTCGACAAGCGGCCGATCGGCGATCTGATGAGCCGGCTGCTCAGCGACGTGGACACGCTCAGCCAGTTCTTCTCCCAGGGGGTGACGCAGCTCCTGGGCTCGATACTGGGGCTGGTGGGCGTGCTGGTGGCGATGCTGGCGCTCAACGTGCCCCTGGCGCTGGCGTGCTTCACCCTCATTCCGGTGATGTTCCTCACCACCCGGTTCTTCGCCGCCCGAGCCCGGAATGCCTACCGAAAGACGCGGCAGACGGCGGGCAATGTGACCGCGGAATTGCAGGAGGAGATCGTCGGCGTGCGGCAGGCGCAGGCGTTCAACCGCACGGACGTGAACATCCAGCGCTTCCGTGACCGGAACGCCGCCAACCGGGACGCCAACGTGGCCGCGGTGGGCGTCACCTCCGCGTTCTCCCCGGCGATGGACATGCTCTCCACGATCGCCACGGCGCTCGTCATTGGTTATGGCGGCTACCTGGTGCTCCAGGGGCGGCTGAGCGTGGGCCTGCTGGCGGCGTTCCTCATCTACGTCCAGCAGTTCTTCCGGCCGGTGCAGCTCATGGCCTCGGTGTACACGCAGATGCAGTCGGCGCTCGCTGGAGCGGAGCGCATCTACGCCATCCTCGACGAGACGCGCGAGCCCGCCGACGCCCCGGACGCGGTGGAGCTGGGACGAGCGGAGGGACGCATCACGTTCGAGAAGGTGTCCTTCGCCTACGACCCCGCGCACCCGGTGCTGCATGACATGAGCTTCGAGGTCCAGCCCGGCCAGACGGTGGCGCTGGTGGGCCGCACGGGCGCGGGGAAGACGACCGTGGCCAACCTGATTCCCCGCTTCTACGACACGACGTCGGGGGTGGTGCGGCTGGACGGGCAGGACATCCAGCGGCTGACGCGGGCGAGCCTGCGGCGGCAGATGGCGATGGTGATTCAAGAGCCGTTCCTGTTCTCCGGAACCATCGCGGAGAACATCGCCTATGGCCGGCCGGGCGCGAGCCGGGAGGAGATCGAACAGGCGGCGCGCGCGGTCCATGCGCACGAGTTCATCACGACGCAGCCAAAGGGCTACGACTCGGTGCTGGGCGAGGGAGGCGCCACGCTGAGCCAGGGGCAACGGCAGCTGCTCGCGTTCGCGCGAGCGGTCATCGCGGATCCGCGTGTACTCATCCTCGATGAAGCGACGGCGAACATCGACACGCGGACGGAGGCGCTCATCCAACGAGCGCTCTCCACGCTGCTGGCGGGACGGACCAGCGTGGTCATCGCGCACCGGCTGAGCACCATCCGCAACGCGGACCTCATCCTCGTCATCGACGCCGGGCGCATCACGGAGCGCGGCACACACGAAGAGTTGATGGCTCGAAATGGACTGTACGCGGAGCTGTATCACCGGCAGTTCCGCGAACCACCGCCCGCTACCGCGCCAGCGAAGCTCGCGAGCGGAGATACACGGCCGATGAAGGCGTGA
- a CDS encoding ABC transporter ATP-binding protein, whose protein sequence is MERGRRPELPAGGGKAVWRALGYLERYKLETAGALVSLLLVSAANLAAPQMVRMAIDGGLARGRSAPVFAAVGGLLGIALGRGLFNFLQGYLAERVSQGVAFDLRDALFARIQRLSFSYYDQAQTGQLLTRLTNDVEQVRTFVGSGVLQLAASSVMLVGCAVLLFSINPVLAVVALAAIAPILWLLKVFVGRMGPLFGRVQGALGRLNTVLQEDLRGIRVVRAFSGEAREAARYQKINDELLDNNLRIIDALSNSFPFVSFFANLGTLVVVGVGGMLIFRQELTLGELLAFNSYLGFVLMPLMTLGFIAAQMSRAGASALRVFELLDTQVEVADKPGARVLPPLQGRVEFRDVRFRYAGSEREILRGVSFVAEPGQLVAILGTTGSGKSTIINLLPRFYDVTGGAVLLDGRDVREVTLSSLRSQIGVVLQDALLFSGTVRENIAYGRPEATLEQIQAAAEAAQAAEFIAGLPQGYDTVVGERGVGLSGGQRQRLAIARALLTDPRLLILDDSTSAVDAETEAAIQGALDRLMRGTHRTAIVIAQRISTVRDADLILVLDEGKVVAQGNHEQLLASSPLYNEILGSQLQPGTVEAA, encoded by the coding sequence ATGGAACGAGGACGAAGACCGGAGCTGCCGGCGGGTGGCGGGAAGGCCGTGTGGCGGGCGCTCGGATATCTCGAGCGCTACAAGCTGGAGACGGCGGGCGCGCTGGTGTCACTCCTGCTGGTGTCGGCCGCCAACCTCGCCGCGCCCCAGATGGTGCGGATGGCCATCGACGGAGGCCTCGCCCGGGGAAGGAGTGCCCCGGTCTTCGCGGCGGTGGGCGGATTGTTGGGCATCGCGCTGGGGCGAGGGCTCTTCAACTTCCTCCAGGGCTACCTGGCCGAGCGTGTGTCGCAGGGCGTCGCCTTCGACCTGCGTGACGCGCTCTTCGCGCGCATCCAGCGGCTGAGCTTCAGCTACTACGACCAGGCGCAGACCGGCCAGCTCCTCACCCGGCTCACCAATGACGTGGAGCAGGTGCGCACCTTCGTCGGCTCGGGCGTGCTCCAGCTCGCGGCCTCGAGCGTCATGCTGGTGGGCTGCGCGGTGCTGCTGTTCAGCATCAACCCCGTGCTCGCCGTGGTGGCACTGGCGGCCATCGCGCCCATCCTCTGGTTGCTCAAGGTCTTCGTGGGCAGGATGGGCCCGCTGTTCGGCAGGGTGCAGGGGGCGCTCGGCCGGCTCAACACGGTCCTCCAGGAGGATCTGCGCGGCATCCGCGTGGTGCGCGCGTTCTCCGGCGAGGCCCGCGAGGCCGCCCGCTACCAGAAGATCAATGACGAGCTGCTGGACAACAACCTGCGAATCATTGACGCGCTCTCCAACAGCTTCCCGTTCGTGAGTTTCTTCGCCAACCTCGGCACGCTCGTGGTGGTGGGCGTCGGCGGCATGCTCATCTTCCGCCAGGAGCTGACCCTCGGCGAGCTGCTCGCGTTCAACTCCTATCTGGGCTTCGTGCTCATGCCCCTCATGACGCTGGGTTTCATCGCGGCGCAGATGTCCCGGGCCGGAGCGTCCGCGCTGCGCGTCTTCGAGCTGCTCGACACCCAGGTGGAGGTGGCCGACAAGCCCGGGGCCCGGGTCCTGCCGCCCCTCCAGGGACGGGTCGAGTTCCGCGACGTGCGCTTCCGCTACGCGGGCAGCGAGCGTGAAATCCTGCGCGGGGTGAGCTTCGTGGCCGAGCCGGGACAGCTCGTGGCGATCCTCGGGACGACGGGCTCCGGCAAGAGCACCATCATCAACCTGCTGCCCCGCTTCTACGACGTGACGGGTGGCGCGGTGCTCCTGGACGGTCGCGACGTGCGCGAGGTGACGCTCTCCAGCCTGCGCTCGCAGATAGGCGTGGTGTTGCAGGACGCCCTGCTCTTCTCCGGGACGGTGCGCGAGAACATCGCCTACGGCCGCCCGGAGGCGACGCTGGAGCAGATCCAGGCGGCGGCCGAGGCGGCGCAGGCGGCGGAGTTCATCGCCGGGCTGCCACAGGGCTACGACACGGTGGTGGGCGAGCGGGGGGTCGGGCTGTCGGGAGGCCAGCGCCAACGTCTGGCCATCGCGCGGGCGCTGCTCACGGATCCGCGTCTGCTCATCCTCGACGACAGCACCTCGGCGGTGGATGCGGAGACGGAGGCGGCCATCCAGGGCGCGCTCGATCGGCTGATGCGGGGCACGCACCGCACCGCCATCGTCATCGCCCAGCGGATCAGCACGGTGCGCGACGCGGACCTCATCCTCGTGCTCGACGAGGGCAAGGTGGTGGCGCAGGGGAACCATGAGCAGCTGCTCGCCTCGAGCCCGCTCTACAACGAGATTCTCGGCTCGCAGTTGCAACCCGGGACGGTGGAGGCAGCATGA
- a CDS encoding DUF418 domain-containing protein translates to MASIPSPVSSADTGARPVDSSERLILLDVLRAFALCGVFVSNAYVHLSGRGFLPKEAADALMSTRVDVVTDFLFTRFVAEKAMSTFSFLFGLGFAIQMGRAEARGSSIVPVYTRRLAVLLLIGLSHLFALWYGDVLNLYAVMGFVLLLFRGLPDRRLLIWSLVLILGASSVVSAIMIYMPLLAGSPEAVQAASKAKMAMLTEIRSQTLAAFQSGSYLTTVKANAAFYWNVFLKPMTAAHALITLGRFLLGLMAGRRKLFHDVDANRPVFRRLLGWGLGLAVLGNGVGLLVDSLLKAGTLSKPAPWWRVLSPAVWEVGVLGLSACYVAGLSLLFLRPRARRLLSLWAPAGQMALTNYLCQTVISQLVYYGYGFNLIGKLRPLPCLALMFGLFWVQVLVSHLWLARFRFGPVEWVWRSLTYGKLQPMRRVPAPEQDVAPAA, encoded by the coding sequence ATGGCCAGTATTCCCTCCCCGGTGTCTTCGGCGGACACCGGTGCGCGCCCCGTCGATTCCAGCGAGCGCCTGATCCTCCTCGACGTCCTGCGCGCCTTCGCCCTGTGCGGCGTCTTCGTCTCGAATGCCTACGTGCACCTGAGTGGCCGGGGCTTCCTGCCAAAGGAGGCCGCCGACGCCCTGATGTCGACGCGGGTGGATGTCGTCACCGACTTCCTCTTCACTCGCTTCGTGGCCGAGAAGGCCATGTCCACCTTCTCGTTCCTCTTCGGCCTCGGCTTCGCCATCCAGATGGGCCGGGCCGAGGCGCGGGGGAGCTCCATCGTCCCGGTCTATACCCGGCGGCTGGCGGTGCTCCTGCTCATCGGCCTCTCGCACCTGTTCGCGCTCTGGTACGGCGACGTCCTCAACCTGTACGCGGTGATGGGCTTCGTGCTCCTGCTGTTCCGCGGGCTGCCCGACAGGCGCCTGCTCATCTGGAGCCTCGTGCTCATCCTCGGCGCATCGAGTGTGGTCTCCGCCATCATGATCTACATGCCGCTGCTCGCGGGCTCGCCGGAGGCCGTACAGGCGGCCTCCAAGGCGAAGATGGCAATGCTGACGGAGATCCGGAGCCAGACACTGGCCGCCTTCCAGAGCGGCTCCTATCTCACCACGGTGAAGGCCAATGCCGCCTTCTACTGGAACGTCTTCCTCAAGCCGATGACGGCGGCGCATGCGTTGATCACCCTTGGCCGCTTCCTCCTGGGACTCATGGCGGGGCGGCGCAAGCTCTTCCACGACGTGGATGCGAACCGTCCCGTCTTCCGCCGGCTCCTCGGGTGGGGGCTGGGCCTGGCCGTGCTGGGCAATGGGGTGGGACTGCTCGTCGACTCCTTGCTGAAGGCCGGGACCCTCTCCAAGCCAGCGCCGTGGTGGCGGGTGCTCTCTCCGGCGGTGTGGGAGGTGGGCGTCCTCGGCCTCTCCGCGTGCTACGTGGCCGGCCTCTCTCTCCTCTTCCTGCGCCCCCGGGCGCGGCGGCTCCTCTCCCTCTGGGCCCCCGCTGGCCAGATGGCGCTGACGAACTACCTGTGCCAGACCGTCATCAGCCAGCTCGTCTACTACGGCTACGGCTTCAACCTCATTGGCAAGCTGCGCCCCCTGCCGTGCCTCGCGCTCATGTTCGGGCTCTTCTGGGTCCAGGTCCTGGTGAGCCACCTCTGGTTGGCGCGCTTCCGTTTCGGCCCCGTCGAGTGGGTATGGCGCTCGTTGACCTACGGGAAGCTCCAACCGATGCGCCGGGTTCCGGCCCCCGAGCAGGACGTGGCACCCGCCGCCTGA
- a CDS encoding M14 family zinc carboxypeptidase, which produces MTELLTRAEASKYKETSRHSDVLAFVDELCRRTKLARRVDFGKSGEGQPLVALIVSDRGCFTPELARKQKKIVVMVEANIHAGEVEGKESVLALARDLTLTKLGQKLLDKLCLVLIPNFNPDGNDRISPNNRKLDLANLEGQVNPEGGVGTRYTGEGWNLNRDSMKQEAPETRCLAKLYQEWWPHLFIDCHTTDGSIHAFDLTFDTSHSNEPLFAEMRAFNRVMLERVAKAVKTRHGFDSFWYGNYKEEGNPRSGWHTYPALPRFGSHYRGLLGRLDVLLETYSYIDFPRRCAVMRAWLLELFRDAAKNATAYRAITDIEAEHILARGESPDIQALVGINYGVATRDDKGALVFEYPAHAKPGDVAHIQAFDEASITARRYPGKRRRTYQTPHHRTFVPTHAVSTPEAYLVPAELASRLEGHGIRFERLDAPRRFTVDSYRVARREETFSPDVAANVPPPGQAEVPLSQKPKPVRFETVLTVAPERSTREFPAGTLYVPTAQRTGTLIVYLLEPHSDDGFCRWQFLDGLITVGELYPVHRVVGAVSAPKKAE; this is translated from the coding sequence ATGACCGAGCTGCTCACCCGCGCCGAAGCCTCGAAGTACAAGGAAACCTCGCGCCACTCCGACGTGCTCGCCTTCGTCGACGAGCTCTGCCGCCGGACGAAGCTCGCCAGACGTGTCGACTTCGGAAAGAGCGGTGAGGGTCAGCCCCTGGTGGCCCTCATCGTGAGCGATCGCGGCTGCTTCACCCCCGAGCTCGCGCGCAAGCAGAAGAAGATCGTCGTGATGGTGGAGGCCAACATCCACGCCGGTGAGGTCGAGGGCAAGGAGTCCGTGCTCGCGCTCGCCCGCGACCTGACCCTCACGAAGCTCGGCCAGAAGCTGCTCGACAAGCTCTGCCTCGTGTTGATTCCGAACTTCAACCCGGACGGCAACGACCGCATCAGCCCGAACAACCGCAAGCTCGACCTCGCGAACCTCGAGGGGCAGGTGAACCCCGAGGGCGGTGTGGGCACGCGCTACACGGGCGAGGGGTGGAACCTCAACCGCGACAGCATGAAGCAGGAGGCTCCCGAGACGCGCTGCCTCGCGAAGCTGTACCAGGAGTGGTGGCCGCACCTCTTCATCGACTGCCACACCACCGATGGCAGCATCCACGCCTTCGACCTCACCTTCGACACGTCGCACTCCAACGAGCCGCTCTTCGCGGAGATGCGCGCCTTCAACCGGGTGATGCTCGAGCGCGTGGCCAAGGCCGTGAAGACGCGCCATGGCTTCGACAGCTTCTGGTACGGCAACTACAAGGAAGAGGGCAATCCCCGCTCGGGCTGGCACACCTATCCCGCGCTCCCGCGCTTCGGGAGCCACTACCGCGGGTTGCTCGGCCGGCTGGACGTGCTGCTCGAGACCTACAGCTACATCGACTTCCCGCGCCGCTGCGCGGTGATGAGGGCCTGGTTGCTCGAGCTGTTCCGCGATGCCGCGAAGAACGCCACCGCCTATCGCGCCATCACCGACATCGAGGCCGAGCACATCCTCGCGCGCGGTGAATCACCCGATATTCAGGCGCTCGTGGGCATCAACTACGGCGTGGCCACGCGCGACGACAAGGGCGCGCTCGTGTTCGAGTACCCCGCCCATGCGAAGCCCGGCGACGTGGCCCACATCCAGGCCTTCGATGAGGCGAGCATCACCGCGCGGCGGTACCCCGGAAAGCGGCGCCGTACCTACCAGACGCCGCATCACCGGACGTTCGTTCCCACGCACGCGGTGAGCACGCCGGAGGCGTATCTCGTGCCGGCGGAGCTCGCCTCGCGTCTGGAGGGGCATGGCATCCGCTTCGAGCGCCTGGATGCGCCGCGGCGCTTCACCGTGGACAGCTACCGGGTGGCGCGGCGCGAGGAGACGTTCAGCCCCGACGTGGCCGCGAACGTCCCGCCACCCGGCCAGGCCGAGGTTCCGCTCAGCCAGAAGCCCAAGCCCGTGCGCTTCGAGACCGTGCTCACGGTGGCCCCCGAGCGCTCCACTCGCGAGTTCCCCGCGGGAACGCTGTACGTCCCCACGGCGCAGCGCACCGGCACGCTCATCGTGTACCTGCTCGAGCCGCACTCCGATGACGGCTTCTGCCGCTGGCAGTTCCTCGACGGTCTCATCACCGTGGGCGAGCTCTACCCCGTCCACCGCGTGGTGGGTGCCGTCAGCGCGCCGAAGAAGGCCGAGTGA
- a CDS encoding serine/threonine protein kinase, giving the protein MNDTPQFPRLLGRYELVHLLGQGGMGEVYLAKISGAAGFEKPCIVKTILPALLKDSQFLDRFHHEAKVLVHLVHSSIAQVYDMGEAEGTYYMALEYVAGVDLAYLLEQARAQGQLIPVPVALLLGQRIAEGLGYAHRKTGPDGMPLGIVHRDVSPHNVMVSYEGEVKVIDFGLAKSAARSKYTLPATVMGKLGYMSPEQVHAEAVNHPTDIYSCGVVVWELLAGRPLIHHGTVAEMMAAMSNPTVPALHELRPDVDPALDAVVRRALAPTPGERYARADDFARALNEQFLRTSSSFGAEEVGNFVRSLCPEAFASQRQLLSRLTTSKAAGLRRTPQPGGALVPMDTARHTPLPPGVSHADPGSVSGYDATLMSPPSSTGTPTVGSAPGLAPAQTLHLDRPSSGPGRKGWTVAITLGALGLIGATAGVTSVLMSRRPPPPPMVAPDGRPPLHRGPPPHHGPGPHPGDRPPHERPPPPPGMQPGEPRPDFESRPPPAPAEPVESKAAVPSRSPSRLIPVGNMVPMKPRGSFYSVPRGRLAGLSEGMVLQVVAAPVKDGKAKLLGEATVLKAYPRRSVVEPDASVRKAGSLERFLVLPSQPAPIAQPAPIAQPAPIAQPAPAAESSTPSSAPASASATAETPAAPRELSGRISIKSVGPFLKKIELTNTDTIIWSGCILVAQGRDVYKLGGMAPGGVREIAMSDFEKGDREVPFVGTNRIGLFCTEGQKEFPTNHL; this is encoded by the coding sequence ATGAACGACACCCCCCAGTTCCCCCGCCTCCTCGGACGCTACGAGCTCGTCCACCTTCTCGGCCAGGGCGGCATGGGCGAGGTCTATCTCGCCAAGATTTCCGGCGCGGCGGGCTTCGAGAAGCCCTGCATCGTCAAGACGATCCTCCCCGCGCTGCTCAAGGACTCGCAGTTCCTCGATCGCTTCCACCATGAGGCCAAGGTACTGGTGCACCTCGTCCACTCGTCCATCGCGCAGGTGTACGACATGGGCGAGGCCGAGGGCACCTACTACATGGCCCTCGAGTACGTGGCCGGCGTGGACCTGGCCTACCTGCTGGAGCAGGCGCGTGCCCAGGGGCAGCTGATTCCCGTGCCGGTGGCGCTCCTGCTCGGCCAGCGCATCGCCGAGGGGCTCGGCTACGCCCACCGCAAGACGGGCCCGGATGGCATGCCGCTGGGCATCGTCCACCGCGACGTCTCGCCCCACAACGTGATGGTCTCGTACGAGGGCGAGGTGAAGGTCATCGACTTCGGCCTCGCCAAGAGCGCCGCGCGCAGCAAGTACACCCTGCCGGCCACCGTCATGGGCAAGCTCGGCTACATGTCGCCGGAGCAGGTCCACGCCGAGGCCGTCAACCACCCCACCGACATCTACTCGTGCGGCGTGGTGGTGTGGGAACTGCTCGCGGGCCGGCCGCTGATCCACCACGGCACCGTGGCCGAGATGATGGCCGCCATGTCCAACCCCACCGTGCCCGCGCTCCACGAGCTGCGGCCGGATGTGGACCCGGCCCTCGACGCTGTGGTGCGCCGCGCGCTGGCCCCCACCCCCGGGGAGCGCTACGCGCGCGCCGACGACTTCGCCCGCGCCCTCAACGAGCAGTTCCTACGTACCTCCTCCTCGTTTGGCGCCGAGGAGGTGGGCAACTTCGTGCGCTCGCTCTGCCCGGAGGCCTTCGCCTCGCAGCGCCAGCTCCTCTCCCGGCTCACCACCTCCAAGGCCGCGGGGCTGCGCCGCACGCCCCAACCCGGTGGCGCCCTCGTTCCCATGGACACCGCCCGCCACACCCCGCTGCCCCCGGGAGTGTCCCACGCGGACCCTGGCTCCGTGTCCGGCTACGACGCCACCCTGATGAGCCCACCCAGCAGCACCGGCACGCCCACGGTCGGCTCCGCGCCCGGCCTCGCGCCGGCCCAGACGCTCCATCTGGACAGGCCTTCCTCCGGGCCGGGACGCAAGGGGTGGACGGTGGCGATCACCCTCGGCGCCCTCGGTCTGATCGGCGCCACGGCGGGAGTGACCTCGGTCCTGATGTCCCGCCGTCCCCCTCCACCGCCCATGGTTGCTCCGGATGGGCGGCCTCCGCTGCACCGGGGTCCTCCTCCGCACCACGGTCCGGGCCCGCATCCGGGGGACCGTCCCCCGCACGAGAGACCTCCGCCACCTCCGGGCATGCAGCCAGGAGAACCCCGCCCGGACTTCGAGTCCCGGCCTCCTCCCGCGCCTGCCGAGCCGGTTGAATCCAAGGCCGCGGTTCCTTCGCGCTCCCCATCGAGGCTCATCCCCGTGGGGAACATGGTGCCGATGAAGCCGCGCGGCTCGTTCTACTCGGTTCCCCGTGGCCGCCTGGCGGGGCTCAGCGAGGGCATGGTCCTCCAGGTGGTGGCGGCGCCGGTGAAGGACGGCAAGGCGAAGCTGCTCGGAGAGGCGACGGTGCTCAAGGCGTATCCGCGGCGCTCCGTGGTGGAACCCGATGCCAGCGTGCGCAAGGCCGGGAGCCTCGAGCGTTTCCTGGTGCTGCCCTCACAGCCCGCCCCAATCGCCCAGCCCGCCCCAATCGCCCAGCCCGCCCCAATCGCCCAGCCCGCGCCCGCTGCCGAGAGCTCCACGCCCTCCTCCGCGCCGGCTTCCGCTTCCGCGACCGCCGAGACTCCCGCCGCGCCGCGGGAGTTGAGCGGGCGCATCAGCATCAAGAGCGTCGGCCCCTTCCTGAAGAAGATCGAGCTCACCAACACGGACACCATCATCTGGAGCGGCTGCATCCTCGTCGCCCAGGGGCGGGACGTGTACAAGCTGGGCGGTATGGCCCCCGGCGGTGTGCGAGAGATTGCCATGAGCGACTTCGAGAAGGGCGACCGGGAGGTGCCCTTCGTGGGGACGAATCGGATCGGCCTCTTCTGCACCGAGGGACAGAAGGAGTTCCCCACGAACCATCTGTGA